Below is a genomic region from Gloeocapsa sp. DLM2.Bin57.
TAGCCCCAGGTGGGATAATGCACATTTTCGTTTACTCAGAATTAGGACGTAGAGAAATACAATTAATGCAGCAGGCGATCGCTTTGTTACAGGGAGATAACCGCGAAGATTATCGCGAAGGAGTCAAAATAGGTCGGGAAATATTCGCTAATCTACCCTCTGATAACCCCTTAGTTATACGAGAACAACAACGTTGGGCTTTGGAAAATCAACGAGATGCTTGTTTTGCTGATATGTATCTGCATCCTGTGGAAGTTGACTACAATATCGAAACCTTGTTTAATTTGATTGACGCTTCAGGTTTAGAATTTGTGGGCTTTTCTAACCCTAGTTATTGGAATTTAGAGAGGTTATTAGGAACTTCCGAAGAGTTAATCAAACGAGGAGAACAATTAAGCGATCGCCAACGTTATCGTTTAATCGAATTACTAGATCCAGAAATATCTCATTATGAATTTTTCCTAGCTCGTCCTCCCCTAGTTAAACTAAACTGGTCAGATGATCAACAATTAGTTGAAGCAATAGTAGAACTCAATCCTTGTTTAGATGGTTGGCCTGGTCAGAGTTTATTTAACTATGATTATCAATACGTACAACTATGCGAGTTAGAGTACCAGTTTTTAGAGAATTGTACCGCTAAACCCAGTACAGTAGGAGAACTTTTAGGAGAACTTCCCCAACTGAATTTAGAGATAGTGCGATCACTACAAACTAGACAAATAATCGTTTTAACGAGAAAGTGAGGGAGAAGTCGGCATAAGAAGTTCGGAGTACTGCAAAGCGCAGCACCGATAGTAGAAGGAGTAATTCTGAATTTAGAATGAGCGAATTAATTCTTCATTCTTCATTTCCCTGTTCCTTTTAACTCCGAACTCCGTTTCTCCGAACTCATACTAAAGTAAATTAACAACTACCTGTAAAAGGTAAAGCTAAATCCAACAATCGATAAATACCAATCAATATACCAGGAGTAGCGAAAGTCCAAAATAAAGCGTTACTCAAGGCTAAACGCCCTGCAAAATTTAAAGGTAACTTGAATAATCCCTGGAAAATCCACCGATCTAAAGGCATTACTAATGTCCACATCAGAGCCATCCAGGTTAAACCTAAACATAATAAAACCCAACGCCAATTATTATTAAACTCGTTAAAAAACCTGTTAGTAAATAACTTTTCTAAATCAGCTTCTAGGGGTACAGATAAATAAACTCCTCCTGTTAACAGAGAAGTCATTCTGATATCTTCTGCTTCATCTCCAATGACGATCGCATGGATTCTAATTCGGTTATCTCTAGCTTGGGCTATAGTTTCAGGAGCAATACTAGCTATACCATCGGTGACTAATAATAATTCCCGACAGCGATCGTCTATCGTATTTAATAACCTGATTCCCTCTCGAATGGCTAAATCTAGGTCAGTTCCTCCTCCTAAATCCCTAATTAAGCTAGGATTAGCTAAAGTTTGATTTAACTCTTGAGTTAGTAATTGACTATCGTCTTTAAATCCCGTAGTTAATTGTCTAGGAATACTAGCAAATCCGATAATGGTCACTAAATTTGGTCGTTGCAGAATTCCTGAGTTATTTTTCTCTAGATAAGCGGATACCGCGAGAATTTCTTGATTGAGTACTGATCCTGGTGCGTTAAACTGTGATTGTGGATAAGTACTCGGATTCAA
It encodes:
- a CDS encoding VWA domain-containing protein codes for the protein MTSYLRPLTRYPLFQIPCIFLLIFLLTTLLVWFLGIGRPTVAVAIALDLNPSTYPQSQFNAPGSVLNQEILAVSAYLEKNNSGILQRPNLVTIIGFASIPRQLTTGFKDDSQLLTQELNQTLANPSLIRDLGGGTDLDLAIREGIRLLNTIDDRCRELLLVTDGIASIAPETIAQARDNRIRIHAIVIGDEAEDIRMTSLLTGGVYLSVPLEADLEKLFTNRFFNEFNNNWRWVLLCLGLTWMALMWTLVMPLDRWIFQGLFKLPLNFAGRLALSNALFWTFATPGILIGIYRLLDLALPFTGSC
- a CDS encoding class I SAM-dependent methyltransferase, with the protein product MLNRKMSEKVAKLYNTYPFPPDPLLSEPPPGYNWRWNWIAAYNFCTGAKPPRQDIRILDAGCGTGSSTEYLIHLNPEAQVLGIDLSEQALAVARERTQKSGIAAKYGDKLRFQRLKLEDAAEIEGEFELINCVGVLHHLPNPVAGIEALSKKLAPGGIMHIFVYSELGRREIQLMQQAIALLQGDNREDYREGVKIGREIFANLPSDNPLVIREQQRWALENQRDACFADMYLHPVEVDYNIETLFNLIDASGLEFVGFSNPSYWNLERLLGTSEELIKRGEQLSDRQRYRLIELLDPEISHYEFFLARPPLVKLNWSDDQQLVEAIVELNPCLDGWPGQSLFNYDYQYVQLCELEYQFLENCTAKPSTVGELLGELPQLNLEIVRSLQTRQIIVLTRK